A part of Microthrixaceae bacterium genomic DNA contains:
- a CDS encoding DUF512 domain-containing protein, whose amino-acid sequence MSAPRVLSIAPGSPAAEAGVEVGDEVLSIDGEAPRDIIRWTWLTDEADPTLEIRRGGLELTVPVRKQAGEKLGIDVHSALFDQLRTCDNHCEFCFIYQLPPGLRQSLYLKDDDYRLSFLYGNFTTLTRFTEADLERVVTEGLSPLNVSIHATDASTRNDLLRNRRGGPSLRWLRALLDHDVEVHGQIVCCPGLNDGDTLDQTMAGVLDRFPELASLCVVPLGISRYNREQRMRATTRAEAAAVVDCVERWQDTFLDVLGHRLVFAADEYYLLAERPFPPAEAYEGFAMYEDGIGMARTFEAEFTGRADDVVRPRSGFFAWADGSVPPAPAGHRYEAAGDYGAPPEGYRAIRTAPSIGESPNRDASVTPLATPSVTTVEISARPSLSSASASVSSSPSPEHTSGIEHGAFDRSPDTVVAPAMKLQPRGDAPIGILTGEAGAAIIGPLISELGRSDVRVLPVANQYFGGTTSVTGLMVGADLIRVLAAEPETHRYLLPDVCLSGGRFLDGVTPAELPRIVEVIPTDGAALRRALEHTSS is encoded by the coding sequence ATGTCTGCCCCGAGAGTGCTTTCGATTGCTCCGGGGTCGCCAGCCGCAGAGGCAGGGGTCGAGGTGGGCGACGAGGTGCTGTCGATAGATGGCGAAGCGCCCCGGGACATCATTCGCTGGACGTGGTTGACCGACGAAGCGGACCCGACGCTGGAGATCAGGCGTGGCGGTCTCGAGCTAACCGTGCCTGTCCGAAAGCAGGCGGGAGAGAAGCTGGGAATCGACGTCCACTCTGCGCTCTTCGATCAGTTGCGGACCTGTGACAACCACTGCGAGTTCTGCTTCATCTACCAACTTCCTCCCGGGCTGCGTCAGAGCCTCTACCTGAAGGATGACGACTACCGCCTCAGCTTCTTGTACGGGAACTTCACCACCCTCACCCGTTTCACCGAGGCCGACCTGGAGCGGGTCGTGACCGAAGGCCTTTCGCCCCTGAATGTCAGCATCCACGCCACGGACGCATCCACCCGCAACGACCTCCTGCGCAATCGGCGCGGCGGACCATCCCTTCGATGGTTGCGGGCCCTGCTCGACCACGACGTGGAGGTACACGGACAGATCGTGTGCTGTCCTGGCCTCAACGACGGAGACACTTTGGATCAGACCATGGCCGGGGTGCTCGACCGGTTCCCCGAACTGGCGAGCCTTTGCGTGGTCCCTCTCGGGATCAGCCGGTACAACCGCGAACAGCGGATGCGCGCCACCACCCGAGCGGAGGCCGCCGCGGTCGTCGACTGCGTCGAAAGGTGGCAGGACACGTTCCTGGACGTTCTGGGCCATCGACTGGTGTTCGCAGCCGACGAGTACTACCTGCTGGCCGAGCGACCGTTCCCTCCAGCAGAGGCATACGAGGGCTTCGCCATGTACGAGGACGGCATAGGCATGGCCCGAACCTTCGAAGCCGAGTTCACCGGTCGGGCCGACGACGTCGTCCGTCCCCGCTCAGGCTTCTTCGCTTGGGCCGACGGGTCCGTCCCTCCGGCGCCGGCCGGACACCGCTATGAAGCCGCTGGCGACTACGGCGCACCCCCAGAGGGCTACCGCGCCATCAGGACCGCACCCTCGATCGGGGAGAGCCCGAATCGGGATGCCTCGGTCACGCCGCTGGCGACGCCATCGGTAACCACGGTCGAGATCTCAGCGAGGCCATCGCTGTCATCCGCCTCGGCGTCGGTCTCGTCGTCACCGTCACCAGAGCACACTTCGGGCATCGAACATGGCGCCTTCGATCGATCGCCGGACACGGTCGTCGCTCCGGCGATGAAGTTGCAGCCCCGTGGTGACGCCCCGATCGGGATCCTCACCGGCGAGGCCGGCGCCGCCATCATCGGCCCACTGATCTCTGAGCTTGGACGTTCTGATGTGCGTGTCCTGCCGGTTGCCAACCAGTATTTCGGAGGTACCACCTCGGTGACGGGATTGATGGTCGGAGCCGACCTGATCCGGGTCCTCGCGGCCGAACCCGAGACCCACCGCTACCTTCTTCCCGATGTCTGCCTTTCCGGCGGGCGTTTCCTCGACGGCGTCACCCCAGCCGAGCTGCCTCGCATCGTCGAGGTCATACCCACCGACGGCGCGGCCTTGCGCCGAGCCTTGGAGCACACCTCGTCATGA
- a CDS encoding cytochrome P450 has product MSESCPVDGTRPRLERDGLFLVCRGYSEAVDVLTDPRMQSNFARYIEGAGITEGRLWEAARSGLLSLNGPDHVQARSLVSALFTPRAVERVRMLHRVEAENLADALGDRGPVDFVSDFANPYTTTGACHFFGFDPTETESIHDLVLRFAHCARNLPSSLEEFTATANELLDLAESVVDRRRPDPGHNVIGQFANAVENGETSLAVAAAQVSALLSAGHEPVTNQLCLMVNVLAENHHLWDSVADDEAHLVPVLEEVLRHQGTNMGTTREATLSFDFGETSLKDHELVFVSIDDANHDPLRYRHPQQMDPEANGASHLAFGVGAHYCLGASLARLQLQEALKALTHRFHAPRIVEREFFQSGGLRGLDVLKVELQRRTP; this is encoded by the coding sequence ATGAGCGAGTCCTGTCCCGTCGACGGAACTCGGCCGCGTCTTGAACGAGACGGCTTGTTCCTGGTCTGTCGTGGCTATTCCGAGGCCGTCGACGTGCTCACAGATCCTCGAATGCAATCGAACTTCGCCCGCTACATCGAGGGCGCTGGCATTACCGAAGGGCGGTTGTGGGAGGCCGCAAGATCCGGGCTGCTCAGCCTCAACGGGCCCGACCACGTCCAGGCGCGGAGCCTGGTCTCGGCCCTGTTCACCCCCAGAGCGGTCGAGCGGGTTCGGATGCTCCACCGCGTCGAGGCCGAGAACCTGGCCGATGCCCTAGGAGACAGGGGGCCGGTCGACTTCGTGTCGGATTTCGCCAACCCCTACACCACTACCGGTGCGTGTCACTTCTTCGGGTTCGATCCCACCGAAACCGAGTCCATCCACGACCTGGTGCTTCGTTTCGCCCACTGCGCGCGGAACCTGCCGTCGAGTCTCGAGGAGTTCACGGCAACGGCCAACGAGCTACTGGACCTTGCCGAGTCGGTGGTCGACCGTCGTCGACCCGATCCCGGCCACAACGTGATCGGCCAGTTCGCCAACGCGGTAGAGAACGGCGAGACGTCCCTCGCAGTAGCTGCCGCCCAGGTGTCCGCCCTCCTAAGCGCGGGCCACGAGCCCGTTACCAACCAGCTCTGCCTGATGGTGAACGTCCTCGCCGAGAACCACCACCTGTGGGATTCGGTCGCCGACGACGAGGCGCACCTGGTTCCGGTCCTGGAGGAGGTTCTGCGTCATCAGGGAACGAACATGGGCACCACCCGGGAAGCGACGCTGTCGTTCGATTTTGGCGAAACGTCGCTGAAGGATCATGAGTTGGTGTTCGTGAGCATCGACGACGCCAACCACGATCCTCTCCGCTATCGACATCCTCAACAGATGGATCCGGAGGCGAATGGGGCCAGCCACCTCGCCTTCGGGGTCGGTGCGCACTACTGCCTCGGCGCCTCCCTGGCTCGCCTTCAACTCCAGGAGGCGCTGAAGGCACTGACCCACAGATTTCATGCCCCGAGGATCGTGGAGCGCGAGTTCTTTCAGAGCGGAGGTCTGCGCGGTCTCGACGTTCTCAAAGTCGAGCTTCAGCGCCGCACCCCATAG
- a CDS encoding 1-acyl-sn-glycerol-3-phosphate acyltransferase, with protein sequence MSVEEIVEDLAGRLAATDEPAQSRREREHVPAERSTTRPRPDDQVLTRGGDPGRHGHARPGTRCELILYGVVRAVLVTFAKVFFRVKLRGASNVPDTGSFILAPVHRSNLDFLLVLVVTSRRMRFLAKDTLWKGVWGRIFTVLGGIPVARGSADREALRTCIEVIEAGEPLVMFPEGTRQHGPVVQPLFDGPAYVQSRTGVPIVPVGIGGSEAAMPKGAKFIKPRTVRLVVGAPLIAPDAEGSKARRAAVRNRTAELHDVVQQLFDQAQIDAGTPNNEV encoded by the coding sequence ATGTCGGTAGAGGAGATCGTCGAGGATCTGGCCGGTCGCCTGGCCGCGACCGATGAGCCAGCCCAGAGTCGACGTGAGCGAGAGCACGTCCCGGCCGAGCGGTCTACGACCCGCCCACGACCCGATGACCAGGTACTCACCCGAGGCGGCGATCCGGGTCGCCACGGTCACGCCCGACCCGGCACCCGCTGCGAGTTGATCTTGTACGGCGTGGTCCGTGCCGTATTGGTCACCTTTGCCAAGGTGTTCTTCCGGGTAAAGCTCCGGGGTGCCAGCAACGTGCCCGACACCGGGTCGTTCATCCTGGCTCCGGTCCACCGATCGAACCTCGACTTCCTGTTGGTTCTGGTGGTGACGAGTCGACGGATGCGCTTCCTGGCCAAGGACACGTTGTGGAAGGGAGTTTGGGGTCGCATTTTCACGGTGCTCGGTGGTATCCCGGTAGCGCGCGGTTCGGCTGATCGGGAGGCTCTGAGGACCTGCATCGAGGTGATCGAGGCCGGTGAGCCCCTGGTGATGTTCCCCGAAGGCACCCGCCAGCACGGTCCGGTCGTCCAGCCGCTGTTCGACGGACCGGCCTACGTACAGAGCCGCACCGGGGTTCCCATCGTGCCGGTCGGAATCGGAGGTTCCGAGGCGGCTATGCCCAAGGGTGCGAAGTTCATCAAGCCTCGGACGGTTCGGCTGGTGGTTGGGGCGCCTCTGATTGCTCCCGATGCCGAGGGTTCAAAGGCTCGTCGGGCTGCAGTTCGCAACCGGACGGCAGAGCTCCACGACGTGGTCCAACAGCTTTTCGACCAGGCTCAGATCGATGCCGGTACCCCCAACAACGAGGTCTAG
- the aroA gene encoding 3-phosphoshikimate 1-carboxyvinyltransferase has product MSDLSDLSKLADPFPVEPVEGPLDAVVTVPGSKSITNRALICAALADGTSVLSGALSADDTHAMVGVLAALGLDVAAEQDGTVLTVVGCGGSPPPCDATIDVRQSGTTARFVIPMLALGRGSYRVTAHPQMQARPMDTTFSALETLGGGFEPIGDAGHLPATIRGGGLRSGAVRVRGDASSQFLSGMLMIGPCLPDGLVVEVTSALVSQPYVELTVAVMKAFGAVVERPDPQTFAVLPGGYRLTRYQVELDASAASYPLAAAAICGGTVRVEGLTRGSIQGDVAFVDVLAAMGAQVDVDDNGMTIRCERGNLGGGVHDLTHISDTAQTLAVAAPFAQSEVEVTGIGFIRHKETDRVAAVATELARCGVDVTVNPDGWTIKPGRPHGAVIQTYQDHRMAMSFALLGLVTPGISIADPACVAKTFPGYWELLGRVSARV; this is encoded by the coding sequence ATGTCCGACCTGTCCGACCTCTCCAAGCTGGCTGACCCGTTCCCCGTCGAGCCGGTGGAAGGACCTCTGGATGCGGTGGTGACCGTTCCCGGGTCGAAGTCGATCACGAACCGGGCACTGATTTGTGCTGCCCTGGCTGATGGAACATCGGTTCTGAGTGGTGCCCTGTCCGCCGATGACACTCACGCCATGGTGGGCGTGCTCGCGGCATTGGGTTTGGATGTGGCCGCTGAGCAGGACGGAACCGTGCTGACCGTGGTGGGGTGCGGCGGAAGTCCACCACCATGCGATGCCACCATCGACGTTCGCCAGTCGGGCACGACTGCCCGCTTCGTGATACCGATGCTGGCCCTCGGTAGAGGTTCGTACCGGGTCACCGCCCACCCGCAGATGCAAGCCCGACCAATGGACACCACGTTCTCGGCGCTGGAGACGCTCGGTGGAGGCTTCGAGCCCATCGGTGACGCCGGTCACCTACCCGCCACCATCAGAGGGGGAGGTCTCCGTTCTGGGGCGGTTCGGGTTCGCGGAGACGCGTCGAGCCAGTTCCTGTCGGGGATGTTGATGATCGGTCCATGCCTGCCCGACGGACTGGTCGTAGAGGTGACATCTGCTCTGGTGTCACAGCCCTACGTCGAGCTCACCGTCGCAGTGATGAAGGCCTTTGGCGCTGTTGTCGAACGACCCGACCCCCAGACATTTGCAGTGCTACCCGGCGGATACCGTCTCACCCGGTATCAGGTCGAGCTCGATGCCAGCGCAGCGTCCTATCCGTTGGCCGCGGCCGCCATCTGCGGAGGCACCGTTCGGGTTGAGGGTCTCACCAGGGGTTCGATCCAGGGAGATGTTGCCTTCGTCGATGTTCTGGCTGCCATGGGGGCACAGGTAGATGTCGACGACAACGGAATGACGATCCGTTGCGAGAGAGGGAACCTTGGCGGTGGTGTCCACGACCTGACCCACATCTCCGACACCGCCCAGACCCTGGCGGTGGCTGCCCCCTTCGCCCAGAGCGAGGTCGAGGTCACCGGAATCGGTTTCATCCGCCACAAGGAGACTGATCGGGTCGCCGCGGTGGCCACCGAGCTCGCACGGTGCGGCGTGGATGTCACCGTCAATCCCGACGGTTGGACCATCAAACCAGGTCGTCCTCACGGGGCGGTGATCCAGACCTACCAGGATCACCGGATGGCCATGAGCTTTGCCCTGTTGGGCTTGGTGACACCTGGGATCTCGATCGCCGATCCGGCATGTGTGGCCAAGACCTTCCCTGGCTATTGGGAGCTGCTAGGTAGGGTTTCGGCCCGTGTCTGA
- a CDS encoding prephenate dehydrogenase — protein MGDSGTRRASIIGTGLIGGSVGLALRAQGWHVTGVDSSEASARRAVELGAIDAIGLDPAAEITFVASPVSSIAVEVRRALADTRGAVTDVGSVKAPVVTEVDDPRFVGGHPMAGSEQLGVDGATPDLFEGAVWVLTPVSGTDADHFATVDGVVRSLGADVVALDPFRHDALVAVVSHVPHLTAASLMAIADERAEEHAALLRLAAGGFRDMTRIAAGSPSIWPDICAENRDAIVEVIDRLTEELSRVRDLVATGDRPGLLAALQRSHVARRNLPSRVVQPDSLAELRIPVPDRDGVIAEVATMASDLGINIVDFEIAHSSEGDRGVLIILVDRSRAATYRSALLDRGYRPSLNTLE, from the coding sequence ATGGGGGACTCGGGTACCCGACGAGCGTCGATAATCGGAACCGGACTTATCGGCGGATCGGTGGGTCTGGCGCTGCGCGCTCAGGGCTGGCACGTCACCGGGGTGGATTCGTCTGAGGCTTCAGCCCGGCGAGCCGTGGAGCTGGGGGCCATCGATGCCATCGGCCTGGATCCAGCCGCCGAGATCACTTTCGTGGCCTCGCCGGTCTCGTCGATTGCGGTCGAGGTACGGCGCGCCCTGGCCGATACCCGTGGTGCGGTCACCGACGTGGGGTCGGTCAAGGCGCCAGTGGTCACCGAGGTGGACGATCCCCGTTTCGTCGGGGGTCACCCGATGGCTGGGTCCGAACAGCTCGGTGTGGACGGCGCAACTCCCGATCTTTTCGAAGGTGCGGTCTGGGTCCTCACCCCGGTGTCGGGTACCGACGCCGATCACTTCGCCACCGTCGATGGTGTCGTTCGTAGCCTGGGAGCAGATGTTGTCGCCCTAGACCCGTTCCGCCACGACGCGCTGGTGGCGGTGGTGTCCCACGTTCCCCACCTGACGGCGGCCTCGCTGATGGCCATCGCCGACGAGCGGGCCGAGGAGCATGCCGCCCTGTTGCGCCTCGCCGCCGGCGGGTTTCGCGACATGACGCGCATCGCGGCCGGGAGTCCCTCCATCTGGCCCGACATCTGTGCCGAGAACCGCGATGCCATCGTCGAGGTGATCGATCGTCTAACCGAGGAGCTGTCCCGAGTCCGCGACCTGGTAGCAACCGGCGATCGGCCTGGTCTGTTGGCCGCATTGCAACGTTCTCACGTCGCTCGTCGCAACCTTCCCAGTCGGGTCGTACAACCCGACTCGCTGGCCGAACTGCGGATACCCGTACCCGACCGCGATGGGGTCATCGCCGAGGTGGCCACCATGGCTAGCGACCTGGGGATCAACATCGTCGACTTCGAGATCGCCCATTCCAGCGAAGGCGACCGTGGTGTCCTGATCATTCTGGTGGACCGATCCCGGGCCGCCACTTACCGATCCGCCCTCCTGGACCGGGGGTACCGACCGTCACTGAACACCCTTGAGTAG
- the aroH gene encoding chorismate mutase has protein sequence MSTAVRALRGATTVDADTPEEIGSRTVELLEVMFERNDVDHDDLISIWFTVTADLVSAFPAASARTIGLSDVPLLCATEIPVPGSTARCIRVMAHLTTDRPRNEMRHVYLHDAAGLRDDLPG, from the coding sequence ATGTCCACTGCAGTCCGAGCCCTCCGCGGGGCCACCACGGTTGATGCCGACACCCCCGAGGAGATCGGCTCCCGCACCGTTGAGCTGCTCGAGGTCATGTTCGAGCGAAACGATGTCGATCACGACGACCTGATCAGCATCTGGTTCACCGTGACCGCAGACCTGGTGTCGGCCTTCCCGGCGGCGTCGGCGCGGACCATCGGCCTGAGTGACGTTCCGCTGCTGTGCGCAACCGAGATCCCGGTTCCTGGAAGCACAGCCCGTTGCATCCGGGTGATGGCTCATCTCACCACCGACAGACCCCGCAACGAGATGCGCCACGTCTACCTCCACGACGCCGCCGGGCTGCGCGACGACCTCCCAGGCTGA
- a CDS encoding transposase has protein sequence MGHETLQSFRSGLYGCLTRWGDALFELCDAQLCTPGPIHSAPALSLEPEFRRSHGSLYKALADGGIDIDRLRSLLIAHRPDGWPLVFAVDASTWDRCDAECSPERGFYYSASKHSAGQPIVAGWSYQWITQLNWAPDSWTAPVDVGRIAPTANATRTTIDQLRRLVDLLPDDADTPLFVFDAGYDPIAIGWELRDTRAQTLTRIREDRVFYAPPPPRPNRPLSTGGRPPRHGHRMKCSQPDTWLEPTATHTATETRYGTVTVTAWSNLHPRLSHPSSHWHDHPGPPPIVEGTVIRVEVEHLPKPTARTNKTLWLWHSGPHPPDLDVAWRAYLRRFDIEHTFRFAKNTLGWTTPSVATPDQADRWTWLTIAAYTQLRLARTHIDDLRLPWERPRPAEQLTPTRARRGFRRLRAHLGTPANPPKPSRAGPGRPKGTKTGPRQRHPAIKKAA, from the coding sequence ATGGGCCATGAGACGCTCCAATCGTTCCGGTCTGGCCTCTACGGATGTCTGACCCGTTGGGGTGACGCCCTGTTCGAGCTCTGCGACGCGCAGCTGTGCACCCCGGGCCCGATCCACTCGGCCCCTGCGTTGAGCCTGGAACCGGAGTTCCGTCGTTCCCACGGCAGCCTCTACAAGGCTCTCGCCGATGGCGGCATCGACATCGACCGGCTTCGTTCGCTGTTGATCGCCCATCGACCCGACGGCTGGCCGCTGGTGTTCGCTGTCGACGCCTCCACCTGGGACCGATGCGACGCCGAGTGCAGCCCCGAGCGCGGCTTCTACTACTCGGCGTCCAAGCACTCCGCCGGTCAGCCGATCGTGGCGGGCTGGTCCTACCAGTGGATAACCCAGCTCAACTGGGCGCCCGACAGCTGGACCGCACCGGTCGATGTCGGGCGCATCGCACCCACCGCGAACGCGACCAGGACCACCATCGACCAGCTCCGCCGCCTCGTCGACCTACTCCCCGACGACGCCGACACCCCGCTGTTCGTCTTCGACGCCGGATACGACCCGATCGCCATCGGCTGGGAACTACGCGATACCCGCGCCCAAACCCTCACTCGCATCCGCGAGGACCGCGTCTTCTACGCCCCACCACCCCCGCGACCCAACCGGCCACTCTCAACCGGTGGCCGACCGCCCCGCCACGGTCACCGCATGAAGTGCTCACAGCCCGACACCTGGCTCGAACCGACCGCCACCCACACCGCCACCGAGACCCGCTACGGCACCGTCACCGTCACAGCCTGGTCCAACCTGCACCCCCGCCTCAGCCACCCCAGCAGCCACTGGCACGACCACCCAGGCCCACCACCGATCGTGGAAGGCACCGTCATCCGCGTCGAGGTCGAACACCTCCCCAAACCCACCGCCCGCACCAACAAGACCCTGTGGCTCTGGCACTCCGGCCCCCACCCACCCGATCTCGACGTGGCCTGGCGCGCCTACCTGCGCCGCTTCGACATCGAACACACCTTCCGCTTCGCCAAGAACACCCTCGGCTGGACCACCCCATCAGTCGCCACGCCCGACCAAGCCGACCGATGGACCTGGCTCACCATCGCCGCCTACACCCAACTCCGCCTCGCCCGCACCCACATCGACGACCTCCGCCTCCCCTGGGAACGCCCCCGACCCGCCGAGCAACTCACCCCCACCCGAGCCCGCAGAGGGTTTCGACGACTTCGCGCCCACCTCGGCACCCCCGCCAACCCGCCAAAACCCTCCCGAGCCGGACCCGGCCGCCCCAAAGGCACCAAAACCGGCCCCCGCCAACGCCACCCCGCCATCAAGAAAGCCGCCTAA
- a CDS encoding rRNA pseudouridine synthase, which produces MPPSDQDPHEDSRHGDEASHLASGLRLQKVLARAGFGSRRMCEELISDGVVTVNGDVADLGRRVDPESDKVEVDGVPVGIRPDLIHYLLNKPIGVVTTASDTHGRPTVIDLVPDEPRVFPVGRLDMDTEGLLLLTNDGDLANRITHPSHGVEKEYLAEVESTPSRSALRRLREGVELDDGPTAPARVALVAPTLVRITIHEGRNRQVRRMLDTVGHPIVRLIRTRIGPLSDRRLGPGEWRMLTTDEVRALETNVALPDTQDRS; this is translated from the coding sequence ATGCCGCCATCTGACCAGGACCCACACGAAGACAGCCGACACGGGGATGAGGCCTCACATTTGGCGAGCGGGCTTCGTCTGCAAAAGGTGCTGGCCCGGGCTGGCTTCGGCAGTCGCAGGATGTGCGAAGAACTGATTTCCGACGGCGTCGTCACCGTGAATGGAGACGTCGCGGACCTGGGGCGAAGGGTGGATCCCGAGAGCGACAAAGTCGAAGTCGACGGTGTCCCGGTGGGGATCCGGCCCGACCTGATCCACTACCTGTTGAACAAGCCGATCGGCGTGGTGACCACGGCATCTGATACCCATGGCCGGCCCACTGTGATCGACCTTGTCCCCGACGAGCCCAGGGTGTTTCCAGTCGGTCGCCTCGACATGGATACCGAGGGGCTGCTCCTGCTCACCAATGACGGAGACCTAGCCAACCGAATCACCCATCCATCCCATGGCGTGGAAAAGGAATACCTGGCCGAGGTCGAGTCGACGCCGTCGCGTTCGGCGCTGCGTCGTCTGCGAGAAGGCGTCGAACTGGATGACGGGCCGACTGCTCCGGCCCGTGTGGCATTGGTCGCTCCGACACTGGTGAGGATCACCATCCACGAAGGCCGCAACCGCCAGGTACGCCGGATGCTCGACACCGTCGGCCATCCGATCGTGCGCCTCATCCGTACCAGGATCGGCCCGTTGTCGGATCGCCGCCTGGGACCGGGGGAGTGGCGGATGTTGACCACCGATGAGGTTCGTGCGTTGGAGACCAACGTTGCCCTCCCCGACACCCAAGATCGTTCCTAA
- the scpB gene encoding SMC-Scp complex subunit ScpB, translating into MASEAAKAIEAILMVAQEPVDPHLLAQLLEVAPARVTELCDELQAAYSNDDRGFVLVKVAGGYRFQSHADMAPYVERFVLEGQSARLSAAALETLAIVAYKQSISRAQVAAIRGVNVDGVMRTLHQRGYIDEVGRDPGPGQVTLFGTTREFLERLGLDSLSDLPPIADLLPSADVLEALEMGLRPDPPPACEPHRGCTRARRSGRPSRTGRRRPGAGHHSSRA; encoded by the coding sequence ATGGCTAGTGAGGCCGCCAAGGCCATCGAGGCGATCCTCATGGTCGCGCAGGAGCCGGTCGATCCGCACCTGCTGGCCCAGCTGTTGGAGGTCGCTCCCGCTCGGGTAACCGAGCTGTGCGACGAGCTCCAGGCCGCCTACTCAAACGACGACCGCGGTTTCGTGTTGGTGAAGGTGGCGGGGGGGTATCGCTTCCAGAGCCATGCCGACATGGCCCCCTATGTCGAGCGTTTCGTGCTCGAGGGTCAAAGCGCCCGCCTGTCAGCGGCAGCGCTGGAGACGCTCGCGATAGTGGCCTACAAGCAGTCGATATCGCGGGCGCAGGTGGCTGCGATCCGCGGTGTGAACGTCGACGGCGTGATGCGCACGCTCCACCAGCGGGGATACATAGACGAGGTGGGACGGGATCCCGGTCCAGGTCAGGTCACCCTGTTCGGGACCACCAGGGAGTTCCTGGAACGGCTGGGCCTGGATTCGCTGTCCGACCTTCCTCCCATCGCAGACCTACTTCCCAGCGCCGACGTTCTGGAGGCGTTGGAGATGGGGCTGAGACCCGACCCCCCACCTGCCTGCGAACCCCACCGAGGGTGCACCCGGGCCCGACGCTCAGGCCGACCCTCCAGAACCGGCCGAAGACGTCCCGGAGCCGGCCACCACAGCAGTCGAGCCTGA
- a CDS encoding segregation/condensation protein A has translation MAYEVQTTVFEGPFDLLLHLILNEQVDLYEVSLSRIVDAYLAELERMEGLDLEVATEFLLIAATLVELKARRLLPGDPDLELDEEFSMWEERDLLLARLVECKTFKDAALLLSAMADEAGRSFPRTAGLDERFADLAPDLLAGITAIDLRDAMVRALTPKPVPKVHLDHVAPSRLSVTEAVAELVDELPRIGRTTFRALTDAFVERLDVVVRFLAVLELYKQGMIDLDQPTTFGDLTISWLGGEVDDDERSVFADLVGRIDVYEG, from the coding sequence ATGGCCTACGAGGTGCAGACCACGGTGTTCGAGGGTCCCTTCGACCTGCTCCTTCACCTGATCCTGAACGAACAGGTCGATCTCTACGAGGTCTCACTCAGCCGGATCGTCGACGCCTACCTGGCCGAACTCGAGCGCATGGAAGGCTTGGACCTCGAGGTCGCCACCGAGTTCCTGCTCATAGCGGCGACGCTGGTTGAGCTCAAGGCCCGTCGCCTGCTGCCGGGGGATCCCGACTTGGAGCTCGATGAGGAGTTCTCCATGTGGGAGGAGCGCGACCTTCTGCTGGCCCGCTTGGTGGAGTGCAAGACATTCAAGGATGCGGCCCTGTTGCTGTCGGCCATGGCCGACGAGGCCGGTCGGTCTTTCCCTCGTACCGCCGGCCTAGACGAGCGCTTCGCCGATCTGGCCCCGGACCTCCTGGCCGGGATTACGGCCATAGACCTCCGAGACGCCATGGTTCGGGCCCTGACCCCCAAACCGGTACCGAAGGTCCACCTCGATCATGTGGCGCCTTCACGCCTCAGCGTCACCGAGGCCGTGGCCGAACTGGTCGACGAGCTGCCACGCATCGGCCGCACCACCTTCCGGGCGTTGACCGACGCCTTCGTGGAGCGCTTGGACGTGGTCGTGCGGTTCCTGGCTGTCCTCGAGCTCTACAAGCAAGGCATGATCGACCTCGACCAACCCACCACCTTCGGTGACCTCACGATTTCGTGGCTCGGGGGTGAGGTCGACGACGACGAGCGTTCCGTCTTCGCTGATCTGGTGGGTCGAATCGACGTCTACGAAGGCTGA
- a CDS encoding TraR/DksA C4-type zinc finger protein — protein sequence MTSSAVNDSVRSDLEIERDDLLRRLDELTIDGSASPDFDENFADSAQVAAELGENLTLAAALREQLNDVEGALTRLSNGTYGNCQVCGEAISQARLEAMPATPFCITHA from the coding sequence ATGACCAGCAGTGCCGTCAACGATTCGGTCCGTAGCGACCTCGAGATCGAGCGCGACGACCTCCTTCGCCGCCTCGACGAGCTAACCATCGATGGGTCCGCATCCCCGGATTTCGACGAGAACTTCGCCGACAGCGCCCAGGTGGCGGCCGAGCTCGGCGAGAACCTGACGCTGGCCGCAGCCCTGCGCGAGCAACTCAATGACGTCGAGGGAGCCCTCACACGCTTGAGCAACGGCACCTACGGAAACTGCCAGGTGTGCGGCGAGGCCATCAGCCAAGCTCGGCTGGAGGCCATGCCAGCGACGCCGTTCTGCATCACCCACGCCTGA